From a single Salvelinus fontinalis isolate EN_2023a unplaced genomic scaffold, ASM2944872v1 scaffold_0027, whole genome shotgun sequence genomic region:
- the LOC129842248 gene encoding cytochrome c oxidase assembly protein COX14 homolog: MLTTAKRLADFGYRGFSASMMLLTLYGGYLCTMRGYRYMNKQKELQVAAETQNVEALKP; encoded by the coding sequence ATGTTGACCACTGCAAAGCGCCTCGCCGACTTCGGATACCGGGGATTTTCTGCCTCGATGATGCTATTGACACTCTACGGAGGATACCTGTGCACCATGCGGGGATACCGCTACATGAACAAGCAGAAAGAGCTGCAGGTAGCGGCAGAAACCCAGAACGTGGAGGCCCTCAAACCATAG